The following are encoded in a window of Strix aluco isolate bStrAlu1 chromosome 15, bStrAlu1.hap1, whole genome shotgun sequence genomic DNA:
- the SLC29A4 gene encoding equilibrative nucleoside transporter 4 isoform X1: MPQTRRGGGSVTAVPPRSATMGSVGAERFKELSPAGTPEGNVVMSFSFDSYQLEEDELQRGSQAKGILTFMEPVSDDPEPQDRYHGIYFAMLLAGVGFLLPYNSFITDVDYLHHKYPGTSIVFDMSLTYILVALVAVILNNALVELLSLHTRISVGYLFALGPLLFVSICDVWLELFTRRQAYAINLVAVGVVAFGCTVQQSSFYGYTGLLPKRYTQGVMTGESTAGVIISLSRIFTKLLLSDEKENTVIFFFISIGMELTCFILHLLVKRTRFVRYYTACSRKGLPETRGASDRGMGYRVHHDVTAEDVRFENRQRGQSSSPRGSPGPEAELAGSGTYMRFDVPRPKIKKSWPSFRDMLLHRYVVSRLIWAYMLSIAMTYFITLCLFPGLESEIHNCTLGEWLPILIMAIFNLSDFVGKILAALPYDWRGTHLLIYSCLRVVFIPLFIMCVYPNGRPTFGHPAWPCIFSLLMGITNGYFGSVPMILAAGKVSPEQRELAGNTMTVSYMTGLTLGSAVAYFAYSLSSTSHSTCFYTETSNGSFTSGY, translated from the exons ATGCCGCAGACCCGCCGCGGCGGAGGGAG TGTCACCGCTGTCCCTCCCAGGTCAGCCACCATGGGCTCGGTGGGAGCTGAGCGCTTCAAGGAGCTGAGCCCGGCGGGGACACCAGAGGGCAACGTGGTGATGAGCTTCAGCTTCGACAGTTACCAGCTGGAGGAGGACGAGCTGCAGCGGGGCAGCCAGGCCAAGGGCATCCTCACCTTCATGGAGCCGG TTTCTGATGATCCTGAGCCCCAGGATCGGTACCATGGGATTTACTTTGCCATGCTGCTGGCCGGGGTGGGATTCCTCCTGCCATACAACAGCTTTATCACCGATGTGGACTACCTGCACCATAAATACCCAG GGACCTCCATTGTCTTTGACATGAGCCTCACCTACATCCTGGTGGCCTTGGTGGCTGTCATCCTCAACAACGCGCTGGTGGAGCTGCTGAGCCTGCATACCCGGATCTCCGTGG GCTATCTCTTCGCCCTGGGGCCCCTGCTCTTCGTCAGCATCTGCGACGTCTGGCTGGAGCTTTTCACCCGCAGGCAAGCCTACGCCATCAACCTGGTCGCTGTTGGGGTGGTGGCCTTTGGCTGCACAG TGCAGCAATCCAGCTTCTACGGCTACACGGGGCTGCTGCCCAAGCGCTACACGCAGGGAGTGATGACGGGCGAGA GCACTGCTGGGGTCATCATCTCGCTCAGCCGTATCTTCACCAAGCTGCTGCTGTCAGATGAGAAGGAAAACACAgtcatcttctttttcatctcCATCGGCATGGAGCTGACATGCTTCATCCTCCACCTCCTGGTGAAGCGCACCCGCTTCGTCCGCTACTACACAGCCTGCTCCCGCAAGGGCCTCCCCGAGACCCGGGGGGCCAGCGACCGCGGGATGGGCTACCGCGTCCACCACGATGTCACTGCTGAGGATGTCCGATTT GAGAACCGGCAGCGGGGGCAGTCGAGCTCCCCCCGGGGCAGCCCGGGCCCTGAAGCTGAGCTGGCTGGCAGCGGCACCTACATGCGCTTCGACGTCCCTCGGCCCAAAATCAAGAAGAGTTGGCCCAGCTTCAGAG ACATGCTGCTCCACCGCTACGTCGTGTCCCGGCTCATCTGGGCCTACATGCTCTCCATCGCCATGACCTACTTCATCACTCTGTGCCTCTTTCCTGGGCTGGAGTCGGAGATCCACAACTGCACACTGGGGGAATGGCTCCCCATCCTCATCATGGCCATCTTCAACCTCTCCGACTTCGTCGGCAAG ATCCTGGCTGCCCTGCCCTATGACTGGAGAGGGACCCACCTCCTCATCTACTCCTGCCTCCGTGTGGTCTTCATCCCCCTCTTCATCATGTGTGTCTACCCCAACGGGAGACCCACCTTCGGCCACCCCGCCTGGCCCTGCATCTTCTCCCTCCTCATGGGCATCACCAACGGCTACTTCGGCAGCGTCCCCATGATCCTGGCCGCCGGCAAAGTGAGCCCTGAGCAGCGGGAGCTGGCAG GAAACACCATGACCGTGTCCTACATGACAGGTTTGACGTTGGGCTCGGCCGTGGCGTATTTTGCCTACAGCCTCAGCAGTACATCCCACAGTACCTGTTTCTACACCGAAACCTCCAACGGCTCCTTTACGTCGGGGTACTGA
- the SLC29A4 gene encoding equilibrative nucleoside transporter 4 isoform X2, whose product MPQTRRGGGRSATMGSVGAERFKELSPAGTPEGNVVMSFSFDSYQLEEDELQRGSQAKGILTFMEPVSDDPEPQDRYHGIYFAMLLAGVGFLLPYNSFITDVDYLHHKYPGTSIVFDMSLTYILVALVAVILNNALVELLSLHTRISVGYLFALGPLLFVSICDVWLELFTRRQAYAINLVAVGVVAFGCTVQQSSFYGYTGLLPKRYTQGVMTGESTAGVIISLSRIFTKLLLSDEKENTVIFFFISIGMELTCFILHLLVKRTRFVRYYTACSRKGLPETRGASDRGMGYRVHHDVTAEDVRFENRQRGQSSSPRGSPGPEAELAGSGTYMRFDVPRPKIKKSWPSFRDMLLHRYVVSRLIWAYMLSIAMTYFITLCLFPGLESEIHNCTLGEWLPILIMAIFNLSDFVGKILAALPYDWRGTHLLIYSCLRVVFIPLFIMCVYPNGRPTFGHPAWPCIFSLLMGITNGYFGSVPMILAAGKVSPEQRELAGNTMTVSYMTGLTLGSAVAYFAYSLSSTSHSTCFYTETSNGSFTSGY is encoded by the exons ATGCCGCAGACCCGCCGCGGCGGAGGGAG GTCAGCCACCATGGGCTCGGTGGGAGCTGAGCGCTTCAAGGAGCTGAGCCCGGCGGGGACACCAGAGGGCAACGTGGTGATGAGCTTCAGCTTCGACAGTTACCAGCTGGAGGAGGACGAGCTGCAGCGGGGCAGCCAGGCCAAGGGCATCCTCACCTTCATGGAGCCGG TTTCTGATGATCCTGAGCCCCAGGATCGGTACCATGGGATTTACTTTGCCATGCTGCTGGCCGGGGTGGGATTCCTCCTGCCATACAACAGCTTTATCACCGATGTGGACTACCTGCACCATAAATACCCAG GGACCTCCATTGTCTTTGACATGAGCCTCACCTACATCCTGGTGGCCTTGGTGGCTGTCATCCTCAACAACGCGCTGGTGGAGCTGCTGAGCCTGCATACCCGGATCTCCGTGG GCTATCTCTTCGCCCTGGGGCCCCTGCTCTTCGTCAGCATCTGCGACGTCTGGCTGGAGCTTTTCACCCGCAGGCAAGCCTACGCCATCAACCTGGTCGCTGTTGGGGTGGTGGCCTTTGGCTGCACAG TGCAGCAATCCAGCTTCTACGGCTACACGGGGCTGCTGCCCAAGCGCTACACGCAGGGAGTGATGACGGGCGAGA GCACTGCTGGGGTCATCATCTCGCTCAGCCGTATCTTCACCAAGCTGCTGCTGTCAGATGAGAAGGAAAACACAgtcatcttctttttcatctcCATCGGCATGGAGCTGACATGCTTCATCCTCCACCTCCTGGTGAAGCGCACCCGCTTCGTCCGCTACTACACAGCCTGCTCCCGCAAGGGCCTCCCCGAGACCCGGGGGGCCAGCGACCGCGGGATGGGCTACCGCGTCCACCACGATGTCACTGCTGAGGATGTCCGATTT GAGAACCGGCAGCGGGGGCAGTCGAGCTCCCCCCGGGGCAGCCCGGGCCCTGAAGCTGAGCTGGCTGGCAGCGGCACCTACATGCGCTTCGACGTCCCTCGGCCCAAAATCAAGAAGAGTTGGCCCAGCTTCAGAG ACATGCTGCTCCACCGCTACGTCGTGTCCCGGCTCATCTGGGCCTACATGCTCTCCATCGCCATGACCTACTTCATCACTCTGTGCCTCTTTCCTGGGCTGGAGTCGGAGATCCACAACTGCACACTGGGGGAATGGCTCCCCATCCTCATCATGGCCATCTTCAACCTCTCCGACTTCGTCGGCAAG ATCCTGGCTGCCCTGCCCTATGACTGGAGAGGGACCCACCTCCTCATCTACTCCTGCCTCCGTGTGGTCTTCATCCCCCTCTTCATCATGTGTGTCTACCCCAACGGGAGACCCACCTTCGGCCACCCCGCCTGGCCCTGCATCTTCTCCCTCCTCATGGGCATCACCAACGGCTACTTCGGCAGCGTCCCCATGATCCTGGCCGCCGGCAAAGTGAGCCCTGAGCAGCGGGAGCTGGCAG GAAACACCATGACCGTGTCCTACATGACAGGTTTGACGTTGGGCTCGGCCGTGGCGTATTTTGCCTACAGCCTCAGCAGTACATCCCACAGTACCTGTTTCTACACCGAAACCTCCAACGGCTCCTTTACGTCGGGGTACTGA